In Mastomys coucha isolate ucsf_1 unplaced genomic scaffold, UCSF_Mcou_1 pScaffold9, whole genome shotgun sequence, the genomic window TGACCACAGCAGGCAAAAATGTAGTAAGAGGAAAGGAtgcatggggctggagggatgctTTCAGTCATCAGGAACACTATTCTCCTACAGAGGTCGCAAgctcgattcccagcacctatgttaaacagctcacaactgtctgtaactccagctccagggtattaTTCAACACCCCGAAGGGGCCTCTAGGAGCatctgcatatatacatagacatacatacatacataattaaaaatagaaatacattttaaaagctgtagtaagaaaaggagacagattGGAGGAGCAGAAGTCAGTGAAGGGTGTTATTGAGCTGGATACTCTTGGAGATGATTGGGACAAGCCAGCTAGGCACTCTCAGGTCAGCTGTAGAAACTGCACCCAGAAAGATCCCTTTGGAGGGCGGAGCATCAGACATTGTCCCAGACCCTTCCTCCCTCATTGGCTGAGAGCTGCCTcagcggggagggagggagccagaggagggaatagaggggacagggagggcaCCAGTTTCCTCTGGGAAGCCATAGCCTGCTGAGAACACTCAGCTGCAGCTGCTTCTGAAGTCAGAAGTGGGTCACACATGTGTTAGGAGGCACGAAAGGTATCTGCTTCGGGAGACAGATGATGCTCTTTGAATTATTGTGGGAATTGACTGGCATATTATGTACAAAATACTGGGCCTCATGCCTGATGTTCAGTTAAGTGCTTAATGttcagtttgttttattgttactgCTATTACTGTTGTCATGGTTATTATCATTATACTTTACTAAGTGACAGGCAGTTGATGATACATGGCTTAGAGGTTTCCAGGAATGACATAATCTGCAGCCTATATGGCTTGCCATGACCTCTAGCCAAGTAGCCAATTATAGATTATTACAGTATAGTTGTTCCTTGGGGAACACCTGTAGATCCTAACCTCATGTCAATGCTAGCTAAAGAGTCACTATACTGTATTACTTAGGGACTAAGGACAAGGAAGAAAATCATGACATGTTCAGTACAGGTGAAGATTGTTTTCTAAATAGTTTCCACTCATGAATGAATATTGACTTTATCTTGTTATTCTTAAATACATTGtcagattttgagttcaaggataAAGTATGCTCAGCAAGTTACCATTGCTATACAGAATAGCAATATGACAAGACTCTCTGCTTTGACAGAAATATTCTCTGTCTGTGCCATTCACTATAATAGCTGCCGGCTGAGTGTGGCTATTGGACACTTAACATGTGATTAGCTCATGTGAGGAGCTGAAAATTTAATATTGCTAAAATCTAGTTAATTTATAGCTGACTTCGAATAGTTTCACATAAGCAGAATAGAGGGCAATCAGGCAGTGATCTCAGTGATAGGAAGCCCCTTCCTCAGGCCTAAGCTGTGTAGTGTCTCTGGTCACTGAGCCTACAGAAGCCCACAGGCCCTGAAGTATTATTGCTGAAGTCAAGGACTGATTCACACAGGTCAGGAGAGGAAGCCAAGACCTCCACTCTGCTTTGGACCATTGTTCTGTGTGGAGAACTTCATTCTTAGTGGCCTGAAGAATGGGGAAGGAGTATGGAGAAGTTCCCACAAGGGGCATTCCTGACTCCTGAGATGGTTATAGTTTCCCAACTCGAGACAAGAGTCTCACATGGTAGGCTCTTAACGTCAACATCACCCGTTCTGGTTCAGGAGCCACCTCTGCTCTTCTCCCAGCTTCCTGTGTTACTGGTAACAGAcaattgacttttattttctcgGTTAACCCCCAAGCTCCATGTTGTTGACTCTGACACAGCACCTCAAATACTGCAAAATACCATTTGTTCGGAGGTGAAGAATAAAGTCAAAGGCAGCCTGGGTTTCGGACTGGCCTCCAAAGAGGAGCAAGATGAAGTTGCTCAAAAGAGTTGTTTTAtatcagttatttttctcatcaCAGGTCATGATAGTCCTGAAGGGGTTAgcccataaagaaaaaaagggattGGGAAGCTGAGAGTCACACGGCAGTGAAAGAGAAGAGAACCTCGGTGAATCAGGAAGATGGGCAAGGCAGGGCCAGAAGCTCTAGATTCTTGAAGGAGGATGTATGTGGCTGATGGAGTACCTTGAAGCAGAGCATCATGGGTTCTACACCTGGCCATATCAATCGGTCTGGCAAGAAGTTCTGTTTTCTTGGGATGCCTGTTCTGTCCACGTGACTATCATGACTACCCCCAAGTCCAGCTTGTGAGGGCGTGGTCCAGGGAAATTTTCAGGCAATGAGACTGTCATTGCCTTTTTCCTGTACTTGCTGGTCTGGTCAGAGCTGACAGTATCCTGATGCTGCAGAGGGaagcacagaggcagacagggcACACAAAAAACTCAACCAAGCACGGGGAGCCAGCTGGGTGTACAGTGGACCTGCTTCTGGGCTCTTCTAAGGCAGCTGTGACTGTCCTGCCACCTGTAACCGAAGGGGCCTGATTACAGACCACTTGGATGTTGTTGCTGAGAGTGGGAGGATGTGAGGGTGGTCATAGCAGTGGGTGTGGTAGAAATCTGGACACAAGCCACTAAGGGTTTGAGCCAGGGAGTGTGGCTAGAGAGGAAAGTGTGCTGGGAGCTGAAGCCGGGCTGCCTGGTGTTTCTGTCTTCGAGGGTTGCTAGCAAGTCGCGGCCACAGTCCTTTGCCAACACTTCCTTCATGACACTtgtctgctttctttcatttgatctgcctccctcctcctttttttcttttcaagacaaggtttctctgtgtagccctggctgtcctggaactcactctgtacctgTACACCAGATTGGCCCCGAACTCCTAgttctatctgcctctgcctctgctttctgagtgggCCACCATACTGGGCTCTGTTTGGCCACTCAGTAAGACAAATGAATTCAGTAGTCTTCTTTCACTTTTATAGCGAGGAGTGTCTAGGGGTCTTGGCTGAGATCACATGGGAACCTGGGGCCTCATTCTAATTCTTCAGCTCATGCAGTGGGATGATAGTGAGTACAAAATGTGCTTGAGGTCACCAGACACCATCAACCTGTAACTTAGGGTAGGGATGCAGTTTTCCAGCTCCGTGGGAGTTCTCCCTGAGGAAGGGCCAGGAACCCAAGGGCCCCTTCATTGAAATCAATTCTGCCTAACTCTCCTGATTCTAAATAGAAGAGAATGTAGATTTGGGGCAGAACCAGAGGGAAAGGGATTTCCCTTGGCAAATTATTTGCAATTTGTGGATTGGAGCTGACCCAGCTCTAATTCCCTCTGTCACTGTGAGTGCTGTCTAAAATGTGACTGGCTTATTAAAGAAGGAGAGCTGGAGAAGATCCTCCCAGAGGGCCCAAATGAAACAGGAACAGAGCCAAAGCCCACTCGCATCCTCCTGACAGAGGCTCAGGCCAGGAGATGGCTGGATCCTCACCTGCCTTTCTGTGTTTACTCCTATAACATTTTCAATCGGTGCCTTTCTTTAGCATTAGGAAAAGCAAAATGTCCTAGAGAACGACAGTCAGACAGCAGGCAGCTTGCAAGGGAATGCATGTTGTTAAGTCAACATCAGAGAATATGAGTTCACAtgtgtggtggggaggggcagcgtctttcattttaaaatgcatctcAGGTGATTCTGAGGCAGGAGGTCATCATCTGAGATACAGTGATGGACTTGGAGCAGTAAGGCACAAACTCCACCATGTGGCTCCTTCATCCGTGGGTTAGAGATGCTACTGATGCTGACACAGTCCTAAGGGAGCCAGCCTCTCCTTCTTCACTAGGAATACCTACTCCTGGCACAAGGTGAGGGACAATCAGAAGGCTTTTTTAGCAGGGTCTGCTGGGACAGACCTATAACCCCACTTACTGGGGGAGGTggtgttgaggcaggaggattacaagttgaGCACTGTCTgggttatagagtgagttcagggccagtccgAGCAACATGGCAAGATCCTGTTCAAGCTTTTTTAAAGCAGAGGAAAGAGCTGAGCATCTAGCTCAATGAGCTTTCCCAGCATTTATGCAACCATAGGTTCAATTCTaatcctggggggtggggggagaagtcCTTGCTGACTGAGATCTTCAAGGAGCATCTGCATCTAGAATCTGAGGGCCCTGTCTTCTCTGGTATAGTTGTAAAAGCAAGGacacagccgggcagtgatggcacatgcctttaatcccagcacctgggtggcagagccaggtggatttctgagtttaaggacagcctgatctacagagtgagttccaggacagccagggctacacagagaaaccctatctggaaaaaccaaataaataaataaataataataataataaaaacacacagagagagaataacaCACTCTGAGTGGGGTGGAGTGGGATGGCACTATTGTGCAGCTACAGCAAGTTAAAATCTCTATATAacaattgttctctctctctctctctctctctctctctctctctctctctttctctctctctggtccaTCCTGCAGAACTCTGAAGACCCTCCCTCCAGTATTTCTCCATTCTCAAGGGCTATACATGAGACACATGACCAAGGGAGAGGAGTTCTATACAGCTCCAAATAAGATTCTCTTCTTTAAATCTACTATTTGGGAGACTCCTGAAGAAAATCATTTTCCCCGTCTCCCCATCATTCTGTACTTCCAGGTTCCTCTTAAATCAATACTGATGTGGGAGGTGTACCACAGGTCTTTGCAATGAAAGTGACCCCGTAGGAAATGAATCTGAAAATTccatttattaaaacaaatacacagtTCATGTGGGGTAAAGATGCACACATCACATTCAGGTTTTCCTGCTTTAACATGTttaagctgggcgtggtggctcatgccttttttctctagagtcagaggcagggggaatctctgaattcgaggccagcctggtctacagaacaagttccaggatggccagagccacatagtgagaccctgttttgaaaaaataaaaaacaaaacaaaacaaaacaccccaaccaatcaaaaaaaaaaaaaaacacccaaaaagcaaaaaaccccaccaaaacaCAAGACCCTCCCCCATTTTTCTATTTTCCCCTCTTTAAAGACACATTCCACAGATCTTATACAGGAAAAGTGTGAAGAGTTGAACAATTGTACAACTGTTGGGCTTTGAGACAGTAATATACACATAATAATCCATCATTTGCAGCTAGAAACAAacaccaaggaaaagaaaagaagcatgaaAACAAGCTGCTAAAGGTCACCAGCTTGGTTTTCTCAAAACTCATCATGTGAATACAAGCATACGGGAAGATGTATGATACTTCTTAAATCTGATGATTTAAATGATACCTCTtactttcaaatttaaaaatattttaaattggagTTGATATTAAAAATGGTTCAGGTATTTTAATAGACATTGCATTGTAAGtatgacatttattatttattaatttcaagCAGATTTTAGTTGTTATCCAAGTATATAGAAATAAGGGTCTTAAATAGTTAAACTGAAGTTTCCTATTAGTTAACCTAAGATAAAATTATGCTGGCGGCAATGGTAGTTGACATTCCAGAGGAATTAAGCTCTTTGGAGATCCAAGTAAACAAaacctttttccttttaataaatacaaacatCAATTAAGTCAAAACTAATTCCAGCTATAGGAATCCATACTGGAGGATATGAAACtgtaaaaaagatattttcctgAAACTATGTGGAAGAGGATAGTTTCCTGCCTTTTTATTCTGTAAGCATGCTCACAAGTCATTTGCAAATCCTGAATTTTCAATTGTTAGGTCTGTACAAGGGGCACCTTAAAGATTGTGTTTCCACTGCAATTGCCTCAGAGATCTAAAATTGCACAGAAGTCCGGAATCCTCCTCATGTACTGCCCTCCCACCCCTCAACCAGCACAGAGTGGCCCAGTCACAGTTGTTGACATGTGAACACAGATTCATGTTTTAGCTCACTTTGAATGTGTGATACATTTACCTGATTCCACAGTATTCTTAATTGCATTATAGTGCAGTTCTGTAAAGACtgacagagggttttttttttgtctgtctgtctgttttgttttgactattatatctTTATGAGCATCCCACCAACTATAACAACCCCTCAAGACTGGCGGGAACAGAAGTTTCTAGTTAAAGAATTGCATTTGTACATTGATAATGGTTCCAGTATCCTCTTCTCTCCCACTCCAGGCATAAACTTTAATTGGACATAGTTAACTCCTTTAGCTGGAAACCCATAAAAGagttaaaaggaaaatatcttaccaaatatatttcaaaagtgtgtCCTTGCCCTAGGAAGTCTTTttaccttctctttcctttagaaGTACTACCAACTTTTAAAACATGAGGAAGAGAATGGCAAGAGGGTGGTCTTTTGGGACTTGAAAACAAAAAGATGCATAAGAGGCTGTCTTCGACTCAGTAGATGACAGAGAGTATGAAGGCAGCAAGGCCTTCTGTTACTGACAGAGGGTACAACTGTAATGAAAAAAAANNNNNNNNNNNNNNNNNNNNNNNNNNNNNNNNNNNNNNNNNNNNNNNNNNNNNNNNNNNNNNNNNNNNNNNNNNNNNNNNNNNNNNNNNNNNNNNNNNNNNNNNNNNNNNNNNNNNNNNNNNNNNNNNNNNNNNNNNNNNNNNNNNNNNNNNNNNNNNNNNNNNNNNNNNNNNNNNNNNNNNNNNNNNNNNNNNNNNNNNNNNNNNNNNNNNNNNNNNNNNNNNNNNNNNNNNNNNNNNNNNNNNNNNNNNNNNNNNNNNNNNNNNNNNNNNNNNNNNNNNNNNNNNNNNNNNNNNNNNNNNNNNNNNNNNNNNNNNNNNNNNNNNNNNNNNNNNNNNNNNNNNNNNNNNNNNNNNNNNNNNNNNNNNNNNNNNNNNNNNNNNNNNNNNNNNNNNNNNNNNNNNNNNNNNNNNCCCCCCGTCAGAAGAAGAGCCAACTGCGAGGGTTGCTGGGAGCACAATTCAGGGACTTTGTCTCTTGAACAACAGCATTCTGAGGCTGGCCACCCCCTTGGAGCTGTGGGTTTATTTCTTCTGAAGTTTGAGCTAAAGAGGGCCATGGCTGTCTAGTTATGAACATGGAAAATGTTCTTTTACATATGCTTTCCACAGTTCCTGGAACATGGGAATGAGCGATAGTCTGATATTCTGACAGTGCCTTCCCAAATCATCATGGATCCCTGCCTGGTCTCCAGTGTGGGTTAATTGTGCTGCCCTGGATCCTGGGTAAGCCCAAATGCTGTGGATTGGGGAAATCTGTCAAGAGGTACTTATACCACAGTTCACTAGGAGGTATTTCAGGCATGGCTAAGGCGCTAAAGTGATCTCAATTTTCAAAATACAGAGGATATTTTTCCTCGCTGGCCTCTTTTTCTCTCACTTCTCTTCTTAGCTTTCCAGCTGAACAACAAAACTTCTGAATGGATGTGATGTAGGGACATGTTCATGCAGTATTATTCAAAAACTATCACAGAGCTATGAAAGCACCGGTCACAACACATGGTATACTTTTACTCGCAGAATCAAAACTATCATATACAAACATTAAGAATAGTGGTAAGAGAACACAGAGAGCCGgcattgtgttgtgtgtgtgtgtttgtgtatgtgtgtgtatttttttttctattttcttattgttattcTCATGAAGAAATCCCATGGGGAACATCTTTCTAAACATCTCAGCTGTTCACTCCTCCTTGGAGTTGAGTCTAATACACAAACCCAGTCCTATCCCCTCAGCTTTCTAACAAAGaggggtagagaaagagaaagggaaggaaaagaaaaaggcacaaaAGACTAAACGTGGAAACCATTAAACTGGACTGTGGCAACATGGGGCGACAGCTTATCAGAGGGTATTTGAAAGACAATTCTCATTCCCAGAATGTCAGCCATATCTTAGCTCAGGACACCGgctttaatgtttattttgtttataaatatgaaGCAGATATGTAAGGTCTTAGAGGGACAGCAGAAAAGAAGTGACACCAATCTTGTTTTTTATACATTCCCCTCCTCCAGGCCGGTCTGCAGGGTCAGATCTCTAAAGTTGGGACATGGAATCAGCTTTCATTCTCATAAGGGGACAGTTCTTTAAACATGCACAGCCCGGAGTGTCCAGGAtggttctccttcctctctttaaaTGCTGTGGACGAGAAAGGCGCCCACTTTGCTAGGAACTCTACATTTATGTCCCGGGAGCCCCGACGCTCTTCAGCCCCCTCTGAGACTTAAAGGATGGCGCAGAAGAACTTCTTCTCCCGGAAGGGGTTTTCTGAGGCCGGGACTGGGGTCAGCAGGGGATCTTCCTTGGCGTGTGCCTCACAGTAGGCCATCAAGTCTGCAGCTGCCTTGGACACCTGCAAGGGAAGGCAGAAGCATTTGAGAGGATACACAGGCACAGACCCAAACACCACTACTCAACCACTCGGGACCCCAGCTTTGGGGTCCACCACCTTGGAGCTCATCCAGCTAAGCACTTGAAAGCCAAAGGACCTAAGTGAAGGGCTGACGCCCTACCTATATACTGTATGTTCTATACTACACGACATCGGCTTCCTGATATCTGCTTCCACATCTGTAGATGGGGTTGTCAGTGAAACTAAGCTGAAAGAGCTGTTGCCAGCAGGTGGGGATCCAGATGGGAAACCCTTAGGGCCTCAAACAGAAGAGCCACTTAACTCGAGAACTGCACAAGAGCCAATCCTCTCCTTATAATTTTCTACCATGATACCTTAGTGCCTGCACCTGAGTCCCAGCACTGGCGGCAGGATTATACAAGTGAGATAAGCCAGGAAAGACATCCAGTCCCACATAAAGGATGCTCTTTACATAGGATAGCCACTGCTATCTTTCTATAGCCCTACCCCTGATTTTGGAATTCTCCTAAGGATGCCTACAGCCAGgcatatcaacacacacacacacacacacacacacacacacacacgtgtcccGGGCTTTgctgaccagcagcaatgacgacagaacaccgaggcggtttactcaggaattctttttgttacagctctttcaggtttcttagtgttacagctctttcag contains:
- the Gng2 gene encoding guanine nucleotide-binding protein G(I)/G(S)/G(O) subunit gamma-2 codes for the protein MASNNTASIAQARKLVEQLKMEANIDRIKVSKAAADLMAYCEAHAKEDPLLTPVPASENPFREKKFFCAIL